A window of Cytobacillus sp. FSL H8-0458 genomic DNA:
TAGCCCAGCCTTCCTGCTTCAATGGCGAGTTTCATTGCTTTTGCCATTTTAACAGGATCAACAGCAGAGGAGACAGCCGTATTTAATAACACTCCATCTGCTCCCAGCTCCATTGCCAATGCCGCATCTGCCGGGCTCCCAATTCCAGCATCCACAATAATCGGCACAGTAGCCTGCTCTGTAATAAATTGAAGATTAATAGGATTAATGATTCCCTGTCCTGAACCAATTGGCGAAGCACATGGCATAACCGCATGGCAGCCTAGCTCTTCAAGTTTCCGAGCAAGCACGACATCATCAGAAGTATAGGGCAGAACAATAAATCCCTCGTCTAATAGGATTTCCGCTGCTTTTATCGTTTCTATTGGATCAGGAAGAAGTGTTTTGCTGCATCCAATAACCTCCACCTTAACCATGTCGCAGAGCCCGGAAGCTTTGGATAGCCTTGCTATTCGGACAGCCTCCTCCGCTGTACTCGCCCCTGCCGTATTAGGAAGTAATTTATATTTCTTTAAATCCAGCTTTTCCAAAAAGTTGGGCTGGTTCGCTTCAAAAATGTTCATACGGCGTACAGCAAAAGTAAGCACCTCTGTTTCCGATGCTTCTACAGCTTCTCTTTGCACATCAAAGTTTGGATATTTTCCTGTTCCTAGCAGCAGCCGTGAGTTAAATTCATAGGGTCCAATTTTCAACAAATCATCCGCCTCCCACAAAGTGTACTATTTCGATTCGATCCCCATCTGTCAGTAGGGTTTCAGCATGCGTGGATTTATCCAAAATATGCTGGTTTAGTTCGACAATGACTACCTTCTGTTCCAAATTAAAGTGCTCGAGCAGAAGTGAAACAGAATTAACTGTTTCCGGCAGCACCATAGCATCACCATTAATGACAACATTCATAAAAACACCCCTTTTGA
This region includes:
- a CDS encoding thiazole synthase, with the protein product MLKIGPYEFNSRLLLGTGKYPNFDVQREAVEASETEVLTFAVRRMNIFEANQPNFLEKLDLKKYKLLPNTAGASTAEEAVRIARLSKASGLCDMVKVEVIGCSKTLLPDPIETIKAAEILLDEGFIVLPYTSDDVVLARKLEELGCHAVMPCASPIGSGQGIINPINLQFITEQATVPIIVDAGIGSPADAALAMELGADGVLLNTAVSSAVDPVKMAKAMKLAIEAGRLGYEAGRMPKKRYASASSPVEGMVFS
- the thiS gene encoding sulfur carrier protein ThiS, which translates into the protein MNVVINGDAMVLPETVNSVSLLLEHFNLEQKVVIVELNQHILDKSTHAETLLTDGDRIEIVHFVGGG